One window from the genome of Spiractinospora alimapuensis encodes:
- a CDS encoding acetoacetate--CoA ligase: MSATTPPVLWQPDERREARAQITAFTDWVRTNRTEIGADYDALWQWSVTDLEGFWTAIWDYFGVEADTPATAVLPDRSMPGARWFPGAQINFARHAFRDRDDAQVAIRHASELRETGEWTWGELRHRTAAIAASLRRCGVGPGDRVAAYLPNIPEAVAAFYACASIGAVWSSCSPDFGVRSVVDRFAQIEPKVLLAVDGYRYGGKDFDRRDVLAELREHMPSLEHVVVLDYLASDPVEGATSWADFEAAGAGAELTFTPVPFEHPLWVLYSSGTTGLPKAIVHSQGGMLLEQLKNLNLHVDAQEDDRVFWFTTTGWMMWNFLVSILLTRASIVLYDGNPGHPDLTRLWTLAEDTGVTVFGTSASFIASCMKADVEPVRGSTTIRAIGSTGSPLSPEAFSWLYEKFGDDLWLFSTSGGTDVCSCLVGGVPTLPVYRGEIQARSLGMAVAAWDPDGKELVGEVGELVVTQPAPCMPIGLWNDPDMSRYTDSYFSVYPGVWRHGDWIEITERGTAIIYGRSDSTINRGGVRMGTSEIYRAVLSLEEIVDALVVDVPTKDGGSRIELFVVLRAGDELNDDITRRLARRIRSDCSPRHVPDAVRVIAEVPRTLSGKVLEVPVKRILMGESAEKVASRDSLANPEALDFFTSLARE, encoded by the coding sequence GCGATCTGGGACTACTTCGGCGTGGAGGCGGACACACCCGCGACGGCGGTGCTGCCCGACCGGTCCATGCCGGGGGCGCGGTGGTTCCCCGGAGCCCAGATCAACTTCGCCCGACACGCGTTCCGCGACCGGGACGACGCCCAGGTCGCCATTAGACACGCGTCGGAGCTACGCGAGACCGGCGAGTGGACCTGGGGCGAGCTGCGTCACCGGACGGCCGCGATCGCCGCGTCCCTGCGCCGGTGCGGTGTGGGACCCGGAGACCGCGTCGCCGCCTACCTCCCCAACATCCCCGAGGCGGTCGCGGCGTTCTACGCCTGCGCCTCCATCGGGGCGGTCTGGTCCTCCTGCTCGCCCGACTTCGGTGTGCGCAGCGTGGTGGACCGGTTCGCCCAGATCGAGCCGAAGGTACTGCTCGCCGTGGACGGCTACCGGTACGGCGGCAAGGACTTCGACCGGCGCGACGTGCTCGCGGAACTCCGAGAGCACATGCCCAGCCTGGAGCACGTCGTCGTCCTCGACTATCTCGCGTCCGACCCAGTGGAGGGCGCCACCTCCTGGGCGGACTTCGAGGCGGCCGGGGCGGGGGCGGAGCTCACCTTCACGCCCGTGCCCTTCGAGCACCCGCTGTGGGTCCTCTACTCTTCCGGCACCACCGGCCTGCCCAAGGCGATCGTGCACTCCCAGGGCGGGATGCTGTTGGAGCAGCTCAAGAACCTGAACCTGCACGTGGACGCGCAGGAGGACGACCGCGTCTTCTGGTTCACCACCACGGGGTGGATGATGTGGAACTTCCTGGTCAGCATCCTGCTGACGCGGGCGTCCATCGTCCTCTACGACGGGAACCCCGGCCACCCCGACCTCACCCGGTTGTGGACGTTGGCCGAGGACACCGGGGTCACGGTCTTCGGCACCAGCGCCAGCTTCATCGCCTCCTGCATGAAGGCGGACGTCGAGCCGGTTCGGGGATCAACCACCATCCGCGCCATCGGCTCGACCGGGTCGCCGCTGTCCCCTGAGGCCTTCTCCTGGCTGTACGAGAAGTTCGGCGACGACCTGTGGCTCTTCTCCACCAGCGGTGGCACGGACGTCTGTAGTTGTCTCGTCGGCGGCGTACCCACGTTGCCCGTGTACCGCGGGGAGATACAGGCACGGTCGCTCGGGATGGCCGTCGCCGCCTGGGACCCCGACGGAAAGGAACTCGTGGGCGAGGTGGGCGAGCTCGTCGTCACCCAGCCCGCGCCGTGCATGCCCATCGGCCTGTGGAACGACCCCGACATGAGTCGCTACACCGACTCCTATTTCTCCGTGTATCCCGGGGTCTGGCGACACGGCGACTGGATCGAGATCACCGAACGCGGAACGGCGATCATCTACGGACGTTCGGACTCCACCATCAACCGTGGCGGAGTCCGGATGGGTACCAGTGAGATCTACCGTGCGGTCCTCTCTCTCGAGGAGATCGTGGACGCGCTGGTCGTCGACGTTCCCACCAAGGACGGCGGGTCCCGGATCGAGCTATTCGTGGTGCTGCGCGCCGGTGACGAACTCAACGACGACATCACCCGACGCCTCGCCCGCCGGATCCGCTCTGACTGCTCGCCACGCCACGTCCCGGACGCGGTGCGAGTGATCGCCGAGGTACCCCGCACCCTCTCCGGGAAGGTCCTCGAGGTCCCGGTGAAACGCATCCTCATGGGGGAGTCCGCGGAGAAGGTCGCCAGTCGCGACTCACTCGCCAACCCGGAGGCCCTGGACTTCTTCACCAGTCTGGCGCGAGAGTAG